The Aliiroseovarius pelagivivens DNA segment ATCTATGGCGATGACGTGATCTATACGCTGGGCCTGCGCAAACGCGGCTTCAAGATCGACTTCGATCCGTCAGTCCGCTTCGTCCATGATTGTTCGACCTTCCAGAAGGACGAAAAGAAGACCTACAAGCCGCTGTGGAAAGTCTATTACGCCTATCGCAACGGTCTGATCATGTATCGCCGCGCGGCCGGTGTTTTCTTCTGGGCGCTTCTGCCCTTGCTGCTGGTGTCATGGAAGCGGGCTGCCAACCGCTATGGAAGCGACAAAGCAGCCTATGAGGCTCTGCGCCGCGCAGCGGTGTCAGACGGGCTGCGCCACCACACCTCGCGGACGCACCCTGAAATTTTGGAAATGACGAAGCATTAGGGCTGGATCTAATCGTCCAACCCGAACTTAGCCCTGAGACGCCGACGCAGCTTGCGCAACTGATAGAACGGGCGCTCAAGATCGCGAAGGCGTCTTGCGTGCTCGTTGGTCAGTTGATGTGAAAGATCGTCGATCAGTTTCTGCTGTTCGCCCACGATACGGCTGAGATAGAATAGGGCGTCCTGATTGCCGCTTTCGTAAAGCACGCCACCACCCACCGGGAAATCACCAAACAGCGCATCACGCCCCAAGGCCAGCTTCGCCAACTCGGCATTGTCGGCAGCACAGCGATCCAGAACTTTCTGGCGCAGCTCAGTCGACACGAAGCTGCTGTTCTTGTCGTCCAGCTCGGGCAAGTCGAAAGCCTCGAACACCTTACCAAATTCGACCGGACGTACCGGGCCTTCATGGGTGCCATTATGAAGGGCGTTCAAATAGCTTTGCGCCGGGCCAAGAGAGACGTTCTTTTCATGCGCTGCCTCGGCCGGGATCAGCTCGACCGGCAATCCGAACTGAGTGTACAAATACGGCACACTTCCGCCTGCGTTTCGCATCGCATCATAGGTCATGATCCGAATACGGTCGCCCCCCAGCTTGGACCACGCGCGATACTGACCAAGATAGTCCAACGCGTGCCAACTGCGATCCAGCCACGCTTCGGGCGCTTCGATCCCGCGCATTTCGCTTGTCTTGTGCTTCAATCCCCATTGGCGATAAGCGCTTTCGACCCAATCGTCCTGTCGACGGAAGCAAATTGCGATCTCGACCGCATCAAAGGCCTTGGAGTCCTTGATGAACTGATCAATGACATCAATGACATCTGACAAATTTGGGGCCATGCCGATGGCCTCGTTTGACCAAACGACGGTCGAAACATCGGGGGCAGAAAGCGCGGCTTTTTCAAGAGATTGAAGGGCCGCTGCCAGAAGTTCTGGATCGCGCGCATGGTACTGCGCCTCAAGCTCTTCCTCTTCAGGGACAGCGAATTTAAGCCGCGGCCCTGCGCAGATGAAGCCCGCCTCGAGCAGCGCGTCATAGCCATCGCGCATGGCATCCTGAAACGCAGTTGTTCCAGTTTTTCCCAGTCCAACGTGAAGGATCAGCTTTGTCATGTGTCGATCCTTACGGTGCCACGGCAAAAGTTGGCATGTCGGTCCCGTCGGCTACGGACTTGCGGAACATGTCAGCGGTGTCCAGTGCTTCGCGGATGGTGACGTCCATGTCGAGATAGCGATAGGTGCCCAGGCGGCCCACAAAGGTCACGTCCTTGGTGGTCTCGGCCAGCTCGACATAATCTGCCAGCAGGGCTTTCTCATCGACCTGACGGATGGGGTAATACGGAATGTCATCCGGTCCACAGGCGCGCGAGAATTCGCGATAGCAGACCGAGCCTTCGTGCTCTTCCCACGGGCTGAAATACTTGTGTTCGGTGATGCGGGTGAAGGGAACACCCTCTTCCCCATAGTTCATCACGGCACAGCCCTGATAGTCGCCATCATAGGTGAAGCGTTCAAAATCGAGCGTGCGATAGCCCAGACGACCCAGCTCGAAATCAAAGTACCCATCCAGCGGACCGGAATAGAACACGTGGTCATACTGGCCCGCCTCATCGCGGGTAAAACGGGTATTCAGGTGGACGGTGATCGAGGGATGATCCAGGATCTTCTCGACCATCTTGGTATAGCCTTCTTCCGGCATGCCCTGAAACTTGTGGAAGAAATAGTTGTCATCGTAGTTGAAGCGCACCGGCAGGCGCTTCAGGATGCTTGCGGGCAGCTCGGACGGCTGCATACCCCACTGCTTGATCGTGTAACCCTTGAAGAACGCCTCATACAGGTCCTTGCCTACAAAGCGCAGGGCTTGCTCTTCAAACGTCTTTGGATCCTCGATCGAGGTGTCGGCCTGTTCGCTGGTGATGAACTCCAACGCCTCGTCGGGACGCATGGAACGGCCAAAGAACTGGTTGATTGTATGCAAGTTGATCGGCAGCGAAAACACAGTGCCTTTCGACGTCGTTTTCACCCGGTTCTTGAACGGTAGGAAATTGGTGTGACGGTTCACATAATCCCAAACCTGTTCGTCATCGGTGTGGAAGATATGCGGCCCATAGACATGGACCATGATCCCGGTTTCGCCGTCTCGTTCGGTGTGGCAGTTGCCTGCGATGTGATCGCGGCTTTCTACGATGGTGACCTGATGCCCGTCTTCGGCCAGCTCGCGCCCAATGACAGCGCCGCTCAGACCTGCTCCGACAAGTAAGATGTTCATCGCAATCTCCAACCTAAATATCCCCGGCGTTGTTCCACATCACGGCTTTTTTGGCAAACGGGAATGGGTGTGCGGTGGTCGATTTCGCCGACTCGCAAAAAGCAAAGAGGCCGGCCACGACATGCGGCCAGCCCCTTTTCCAAATCCTATTGGATCAGATAAACGAGATATCGTCGACGAGGTCCAAAGCAGTGACAACACCCTCAACGGTCAGAGTGTCACCGTTGCTAAAGGTGATGACCGTGTTTCCGTTTACGATCGCGGCATTGTTCGTCAAAAGTTGCGTCGCATCGGTGACAGCCACAAGGCTTGCGTCGATTTCGATCGTATCACCTTCAACGCTGTCGAAGTCGGTGATCGTGTCATTCCCGGCATTGAACACAAAAACATCGGCGTCATCGCCGCCAGTCAAGATGTCATCGCGATTGCCACCCCGCAGGATGTCATTACCCGCGCCACCCTGCAGAATGTCATTGCCGCTTTGTCCATTCAGAGTGTCATTTCCTCCGCGGCCGACCAGAAGATCCGCTTGGCTTCCACCAGACAGCACGTTGTCTAGGCTGTTGCCATAGAGCTCATCTTCGCCTCCGCCAGTCTTGGCGTTCTCGATCCAAGTATTCAGTTCAATCTGGACGTTCTTAGTCTTGCCAAGCACGTTCGAAAACGCCCCGGGATCGAGATCGATAACCTGATCCTTTTTCGTCTTGGAAAAGTCCAGCGTATCGACGCCACCTTGATCAAAGATGGTTATGGCTCCCACTGGTTTGGTTTCGGCAAACAGTTTTACCGGTCCGCTGGCGTTTGAATCAAAGCCCCAGATGGTGTCCCCAGTATTTACCTGCTTCGCGCCAGTGGGCACACCGTACAGCTTGTGGATGGCGGCCAGATCGGCGGGCATCGGCGTCAGGATATAAGCAAAAGACCCGGTAATGTTCGGGTTCTCAGTTTGCGAGAAATAGGACATCACTGTCATTTGCCAGCTGTCATTCGAGAACCGCGCGTCCCCAGCAAAACCACCCGTACCGTTATAGTTACCAGCATGCCCCAGCCCAAGAGCGTGGCCAATTTCATGCAGAAATGTCTGATAACCATAGCTACCAAGCTCGAACGCCTCGCCCTTGTACCAGCTTTGGGGAATATTCACCTTCGCCTTAACAATGTCGCCACTCGAGTTGAACTTCGTTACCGCATAGGCCCCAGATTTATCCGCTTGGACAAACTTGATGTCTGCTTTGTTTGCTTTGGCCTTGGTAAAAGTAATTCCGGTGGCTGCGGACCATGCAGACAAGGCTTTTTTCGCAAACCACTTTCCGGCCTTGGAAAGATTCGAAACGTTGTACGTGAGGACGCGCCCCGGGCGCAGATCAAAGGATGCGTTTGCCGGCTCTCCGAAAAAGTTCGCAAAATCCACAGTCAGCTGTTTAACAAAGTCGCTGATCTCTCCGTATGGTTTCGCAGCGGCTTTGGGTTGTGCGGCAAATACCTGCTGGGGGAATTGGAAGCTGGTACTATGCATAGCCATCGTCATTACTGGCGTCTCCACTTATTGCCTGTTCGGCGTCCGGTTTAACTGGAACTACAATCAAAACAAGAATTAAGGCAACATGACGACACGGCACCGCCATCAATTGGGCAATTTGGCGCGCAGCCGTTAGGAAATCACTAAGATTCAATTACTCACAATTCCTAAACAAGTTCCTGACGACAGATAAACAGACGTTAACCCGCATCTAACACACTCGAAGGGCGTTCTTAACGCGTGGGTGAAATCGAGGGTGGTTGGGGTGACCATGTTGAGTTTCGCTGGCACCAGTTCTGGTGCCGGCCAGCAATACAGTTTTGGGATCACGGATCTTCGGATCGTCTGGCAAGGTGGCCAAGCCTGCCTTGTGTCAATCAGTGCATCTGCAAACGGATCTATGATCTATGCCGTCGACTCCGGTGGCGTGCTGACGCTGTCGGATCAGGTCTGGACAGGTGGAGGGGCAGTATCATCATCCACCCCGGTGCTAGAGAGCGTCGCGTACAATGGTGCTACCGTCCTGATGGCCTTCGGTCAAAGCGATTGGGCCATTGCCGGTCTAACGTTGGAACCCGGCGCTGAACTGTCGGCCCCGGTGTCGTATCAGTGGGGCCCAAACGGGGTTGGAATGCTGTCCGCCCTGCACGCCACTACGATCAACGGCAGCACGCATGTCTACGCGGCCAGCATGACGGGCACGGGTTTCTGCCACTACACAATAAATGGCAATAACGAATTCATATTGCAGGGAAATTATAGCCAATCAGGGTTTCTGAATGAACCGGACCTTGTCGATTTTGAGACGGTCGATTTTGGCACACATAAGGTTCTGATTTCCGCGTCTTCTTCCGGAGATGGGATCGCCAGCTATCTTCTGGATACAGCCGGCATCCCGACGCTGGTTTCAGAACACTCGGCCGATACGGTGCTGCCGGTTGGCACACCGACCAAGTTGGCGACCGGAATGGTCGGAAGTCAAAACTTCGTCATCATGGCCAGCGCAGGCAGTTCGTCCCTGACTGTGTTCGAAGTGACCCAGACCGGCACGTTAATCCCGGTTGATCACATCATAGACAACAAGTTCACACGCTTTTCGGATGTTACCGAACTGACGACGGTCGAACATGAGGGACGCCTTTATGTCATTGCGGGCGGTTCGGATGACGGGTTGTCTCTGTTCACGCTATTGCCTGACGGAGTGCTGGTGCATCTGGACACGGTCTGGGACACGAATTCGACTGCGCTTCAGAATGTCTCGGCATTGGATGCCGCTGTCGTGGCTGGGCAGATCGTGGTTTTCGCCACCAGCGAGACCGAGGTTGGGATCTCGCGTTTCACAATTGATCCAGACCCGGCAGGTGTGACGCTGACAGGCGGAATTTCCGGCGACATCCTAAGCGGTGGAGGCGACAGCGACATCATCCTTGGCGGGTATGGCGACGACACTCTGACAGGCGCAGGCGGCCGCGACATTCTAAGCGACGGCACAGGCGCGGACATATTGACCGGTGGAGCGGGGGCAGACCTTTTCATCCTGTGCAGTGACGGCAACTTGGACACGATCACAGACTTCGATCCGGGTCAGGATAAGCTGGACCTCAGCGGCTATCACATGCTGTACGACGCCAGCCAGCTTCAGGTCACCTCGACCAATTGGGGGGCGATCCTGAGCTATCAGGGCGAGGTATTGCATGTCTATCGCGCGGGCGGTGGGGCGCTGGACGCCTCTCACTTTCAGACAGGCGACATACTGACGCTGGATCGTCCGCCGAACGGCTTCAACTATTTCCCCGAGACCGTGAACGGCACCGCGGCTGACGACACAATCGAAGGCAATGCGGGCTTTGACACGTTGCATGGAATGGCGGGTAACGACGTCCTGCTGTGGTCGGGTGGCGGCGATCTGTTCTACGGCGGCGCTGGGATCGACACCGTCTCTTATGCGGCGGCCAACACCGGTGTCCTCGTCAATCTTCACACCGGCGAAACAGATCTAGCCGCTTGGGGCGAACAGTTTGACTCGATTGAGAACCTGATGGGGTCCGAGTTCGATGACGTCTTGGTCGGAGATGCCGGAAACAACCATCTGATCGGAGGCGCCGGGGACGACATCTTGTGCGGCGGTGACGGGCAAGACCGATTGGAGGGCGGCGCAGGGCTGGACAGCGTGAGCTTCGTCCTAAGCCCCCAAGGAATAACAATTTCACTTTTGACCGGAACCGGAGGAGACGGAGATATGTTGATTAGCATTGAAGGCGTAATCGGAAGCAACCATGCCGATGATATTACTGGGAACAACGAGGAAAACCGGCTGGCAGGTGGCGATGGTGCCGAC contains these protein-coding regions:
- a CDS encoding calcium-binding protein, with product MLSFAGTSSGAGQQYSFGITDLRIVWQGGQACLVSISASANGSMIYAVDSGGVLTLSDQVWTGGGAVSSSTPVLESVAYNGATVLMAFGQSDWAIAGLTLEPGAELSAPVSYQWGPNGVGMLSALHATTINGSTHVYAASMTGTGFCHYTINGNNEFILQGNYSQSGFLNEPDLVDFETVDFGTHKVLISASSSGDGIASYLLDTAGIPTLVSEHSADTVLPVGTPTKLATGMVGSQNFVIMASAGSSSLTVFEVTQTGTLIPVDHIIDNKFTRFSDVTELTTVEHEGRLYVIAGGSDDGLSLFTLLPDGVLVHLDTVWDTNSTALQNVSALDAAVVAGQIVVFATSETEVGISRFTIDPDPAGVTLTGGISGDILSGGGDSDIILGGYGDDTLTGAGGRDILSDGTGADILTGGAGADLFILCSDGNLDTITDFDPGQDKLDLSGYHMLYDASQLQVTSTNWGAILSYQGEVLHVYRAGGGALDASHFQTGDILTLDRPPNGFNYFPETVNGTAADDTIEGNAGFDTLHGMAGNDVLLWSGGGDLFYGGAGIDTVSYAAANTGVLVNLHTGETDLAAWGEQFDSIENLMGSEFDDVLVGDAGNNHLIGGAGDDILCGGDGQDRLEGGAGLDSVSFVLSPQGITISLLTGTGGDGDMLISIEGVIGSNHADDITGNNEENRLAGGDGADTLRGLDGNDELLGNEDDDTLYGNDGDDTLEGGDGDDTLIGGYGDDILDGGNGNDTLIGGEGADQFIGGDGFDTVDYTSLGSALVLDLLTGLRAGWAIGDQFTSIESILATDFNDNLGGSDDAETLFGYGGDDTIRANGGNDTVVGGNGDDRIWGGTGNDIIQGDAGDDLLYGQSGDDRLIGGDGADTLYGGGGIDIADYSNVTEGFVFNFATGERTGAAALDTFDSIEGIAGGFGNDTLTGAATDDVLEGGGGRDLIDGGAGNDRLIGGGGDDRFIAGDGADLFDGSSGVDVVDMRANTAAATVDLTAGTGDGSMAGDQFANVENLLGTGYDDRLIGNAANNRFEGNNGADTLAGAGGNDILLGGGGSDQLTGGSGNDQLSGNSGGDTLGGSAGRDTLRGGGGNDVLDGGAGRDVMYGGTGRDTFLFNDGVDRIRDFNHKKDTLLFDSELWGGGRKSVKKILKYADIKGNKAVFDFGDGDKLIVKGVSSLSQLEDNIDFY
- a CDS encoding M10 family metallopeptidase, whose product is MTMAMHSTSFQFPQQVFAAQPKAAAKPYGEISDFVKQLTVDFANFFGEPANASFDLRPGRVLTYNVSNLSKAGKWFAKKALSAWSAATGITFTKAKANKADIKFVQADKSGAYAVTKFNSSGDIVKAKVNIPQSWYKGEAFELGSYGYQTFLHEIGHALGLGHAGNYNGTGGFAGDARFSNDSWQMTVMSYFSQTENPNITGSFAYILTPMPADLAAIHKLYGVPTGAKQVNTGDTIWGFDSNASGPVKLFAETKPVGAITIFDQGGVDTLDFSKTKKDQVIDLDPGAFSNVLGKTKNVQIELNTWIENAKTGGGEDELYGNSLDNVLSGGSQADLLVGRGGNDTLNGQSGNDILQGGAGNDILRGGNRDDILTGGDDADVFVFNAGNDTITDFDSVEGDTIEIDASLVAVTDATQLLTNNAAIVNGNTVITFSNGDTLTVEGVVTALDLVDDISFI
- the glf gene encoding UDP-galactopyranose mutase → MNILLVGAGLSGAVIGRELAEDGHQVTIVESRDHIAGNCHTERDGETGIMVHVYGPHIFHTDDEQVWDYVNRHTNFLPFKNRVKTTSKGTVFSLPINLHTINQFFGRSMRPDEALEFITSEQADTSIEDPKTFEEQALRFVGKDLYEAFFKGYTIKQWGMQPSELPASILKRLPVRFNYDDNYFFHKFQGMPEEGYTKMVEKILDHPSITVHLNTRFTRDEAGQYDHVFYSGPLDGYFDFELGRLGYRTLDFERFTYDGDYQGCAVMNYGEEGVPFTRITEHKYFSPWEEHEGSVCYREFSRACGPDDIPYYPIRQVDEKALLADYVELAETTKDVTFVGRLGTYRYLDMDVTIREALDTADMFRKSVADGTDMPTFAVAP